The Streptomyces sp. RKND-216 genomic sequence GCGCCCGCCCGAGGACGGGAAGGACGGTGCCCCGGCCGCGCCGCCGCAGGCGCCCGCCGCCGCCGTGGTCGCCGACGCCGCTCCGGCAGGGGGAGCGCCGCTGCTGGGTGCCCTGCTCGCGGGGCGCCGGAAGCGGGCGGCGGGCCCGGCCGCGGGCGGAGTCGTCGAACTCCTCGCCGCCGGGCTGCTGGTTGCCGGCGCGCTGCTGGGTTCTCTGGTGCCGCTCGGGCTGGGCTGGCTGGCCGCGTACTGGTCCCCGCGGCTGACCCGGAGCGAGGCCAAGGGCGCCGCGCTCGGTGTGCCGGGCGTCACCGCCGTGGGCGGTCTGGTGTGGCTGTGGGGGCGGCAGGACGGCCGCTGGGGGCCGCCGCTGCCGTCCGGCGGGGACGCGATGCAGCAGGCGATGGAGGAGTCGTGGCCGGTGGCGCTGCGCGTTGCGGCGGTGGCGTCCGCGCTGTTCCTGCTGTGGCGGGCGCGCAGGCGCCCGGCCTGAGGGCGCCGGTCCGGCGGGTTCGGGCCCCCGGCAGAATGGCGGGCATGCCCTCCCACCCGCTGACGGTCGGATTCGACCTGGACATGACCCTGATCGACTCGCGGCCGGGCATCAGGGCCGCCTACGAGGCGTTGTCGGCCGAGACGGGCGTGCACATCGACGCCGAGCTGGCGGTGTCGCGCCTGGGGCCGCCGCTGGAACAGGAGCTGGCCCACTGGTTCCCGGCCGAGCGGATCGCCGAGACCGGCGAGCGCTACCGCGAGCTGTACCCGGCGTACGCGATCACCCCGGCCCTGGCCCTGCCCGGCGCCCGCGAGGCGCTGGACGCAGTGCGGGACGCGGGCGGCCGCACGGTTGTCGTCACGGCGAAGCACGAGCCGAACGCGAAGCTGCACCTGGAACATCTGGGGCTGGAGCCGGACGCGGTGGTCGGGTGGCTGTGGGCCGAGGCGAAGGCCGAGGCGCTGCGCGCCTACGGGGCGCAGGTGTACGTCGGCGACCACACGGGGGACGTGCGGGGCGCACGGGCGGCGGGAGCACTGGCCGTGACGGTGCCGACGGGGCCGTGCGGGGCGCACGCGCTGCGCGAGGCCGGCGCCGACGTCGTGCTGGACGGTGGGCTCCCCGACTTTCCCGGCTGGCTCGCGCGGTACGTGGCCGGGGGCCACCGGGCGACCTGAGCTCCGGGCTGTGCCCGACGCCTGCTCAGCCCCGGGTGGAGGGCGGGCCCCCGGCCCTGGAGGCGCGGGCGGCGCGGCGCTGGGCGGCGGCGGAGCGGAGGACGCCCGCCCCGGCCAGGGCGAAGCCGACGCCCATGAGCATGCAGATGAAATACGCCGCGGCCGGGAACGGATCGGTGCCGAGGAACAGCGGCGCGACCGTCACCAGGGTGGCGACGGCGCCGACGAGGAAGACGACGCCACCGGTCCGTACCAGCGCGTCTCCGGCTCGGGGAGTTTCAGTGTTCACCCGCTCAGGGTAGATCCGTGGACAGGCGACCGAGGAGGCGAGAAGGCGCCCGGGGTCGTCTTGCCACCCCGCCGCGGAGCACTAGCCTGGGGGAAGGCGGGCTGGAGGGCCCGCCTCGACTGCTTCAGCGATCACGATCAGCAGACCATCGCGCAGCCGGACGACCCGTCCGGCTGCGCGAACGAGTGACGAGGGACGAGACGGACGTGCCTACCGGCAAGGTCAAATGGTTCAACGGTGACAAGGGCTTCGGCTTCCTCTCCCGCGACGACGGCGGTGACGTCTTCGTCCACTCGTCCGTGCTGCCGGACGGGGTGGAGGTGTTGCGGCCCGGTCAGCGCGTCGAGTTCGGCGTCGTCGCCGGGCAGCGCGGCGACCAGGCGCTGTCTGTGTCCCTGCTCGACCCGACGCCGTCCGTCGCGGCGGCTCAGCGCCGGAAGCCGGACGAGCTGGCGGGCATCGTGCAGGACCTCACCACGCTGCTGGACGGCGTCTCGCAGTCGCTGGAGCGCGGCCGGTACCCCGACAAGGCTCACGGCCGGAAGATCGCCGGCATGCTGCGGCACGTCGCCGACCAGCTGGACGTCTGACCGCCGTGCGCCCGGTCCCCGCGCGCGGGGACCGGGCGCACGGCGGTCAGGGGAAGCGCAGCGCGTCCGCCGGGATGGGCGGGACCAGTCCTTCGGCCGCCGCGCGGGTGAGCAGCCCGCGCACGGCGGCGTAGCCGGACTCGCCCAGGTCCGCGGTGTACTCGTTGACGTACAGGCCGATGTGCTGGTCGGCGACCGCCGGATCCATCTCCTGCGCGTGCTCGCGCACGTACGGCCGGGAGGCTTCCGGGTCGTCCCACGCCAGCCGTACGGAGGTCCGCGCCGCCTCCGCGAGGGCGCGCAGCCGTTCCGGGCCCAGCGAGCGGCGGGCGATGATCGCGCCCAGCGGGATGGGCAGCCCGGTGGTGTGCTCCCAGTGCTCGCCCAGGTCGGCGACGCAGTGCAGGCCGTAGGAGCCGTACGTGAAGCGGGCCTCGTGGATCACCAGGCCGGCGTCGACGCGGCCGTCGCGCACGGCGGGCATGATCTCGTGGAACGGCAGCACCACGATCTCGCCGACGCCGCCCGGCACGGCGTCGGCGGCCCACAGCCGGAACAGCAGGTAGGCGGTGGACCGTTCGCTCGGCACCGCGACCGTGGCGCCGGTGAGCGAGGAGCCGCCGGCTCCGGCCGTGCGGGAGAGGACCAGCGGCCCGCAGCCCCTTCCCAGCGCCCCGCCGCACGGCAGCAGGGCGTACTCCTCCAGCACCCACGGCAGCACGGCGTAGGAGACCTTGAGCACGTCGCCCTCGCCGCGCACGGCCAGGGCGTTGGTGACGTCGATGTCGGCGAACGTCACGTCGAGTTCGGGGGCGCCGGGGACGCGGCCGTGCGCCCAGGCGTCGAAGACGAACGTGTCGTTGGGGCACGGCGAATACGTGATCCGCACCGGCGCCTCCGCCTTGTGCGTCTCCGGACCTTCCGGCCAGGGGCCGAGGACGGGTGCCGCCGCCCGGAAGGCGGTGGTCAGTGCACGCAGCGCCTCCGGGATGCGCCAGGCGTCGCGGTCCCGGGGGCCGACCGGGTTGGAGACGGTGCGCACCTCCAGCACCGGCAGGTCGTGTGCGGCGGCGGCCTCGGCGACGCCGAAGCCCTCCATGGCCTCCACCACGGCACCGGGGTGCCGGGCGGCCAGTTCGCCGGCGCGTGCGGCGGTGCCGGTGACCGTCGAGGCGGTGAGCACCGGCCCGGTGACGGCGCCCGCGGCGTCGGCGAGGGCGCGTACGAGCGCGGGCGGCGGCGTGTGCACGACGCGGCCGAACCCGAGGTCGGTGACGGAGGTGAAGCCGTCTGCGGTCTCGGCGCCGAGGTCGGCGGCGACGATCTCGGTGGCCACCACGGTGCCGCCCACCGCCACTTGCCCGGCGAAGCCGCCGCCGATCCCGGCGGACACCACCAGGTCGTACGGTTCGCCGGCGAGGGCCGCGGCGGTGAGCGCGCTCGCCGCACCGGCGGCGGCCGCCGCGGGGCCCACTCCCGCGGCCAGCACGTCCACGGCCAGGCCGCGTCCGCCGGGGGCGGCGGCCGGGCGCACGCGGTGCAGGGCGTACCCGCCGGGCAGGGTGCTCACGTCGTGCCGGGTGCCGGTCTCGTGGGGCGTTGCGGTCTCGTCGGGGGTGTCGAATCCGGCCGTCACGGCGTCGCGCTCCGCCGCGACGGCGGTGGCGACCAGGACGCGCAGCGGTCCGGCGGCGGCAGGGGAAAGGGGAGCGGACACCTCGGCGGCCACCGTCACTTCTCGCGTGTGACCTTGATGTTCCAGACGCCCTCGAGCTCGTCTTCGCCGAGGGTGGCGACGCTGAGCGTCACCTCGTCGGGTGCCGAGCCCTGGCCGGGCTGCGGCTGGAACCACTGCTCGGCGTCGAAGGTCTGGTACGTGCTCGTCAGCTCCTCGGCCGACATGGGCCGCTGGTTGGCGAAGACCACCCAGCCCGCGTCCGCCATCTCCGGCTCGACGCCGACGTGCACCCGGTCGCCCTGGCGAACGCCGATGGTCGCGTCCGGCTTCTGCTTCAGGCAGGCGAAGCCCTCGTCGCGCGACAGTGCCTTGCCGTCCTCGGCGTAGCAGGCGGCCTCGGTCGTCACGGTCTCGCTGCCGACCGTGACCGTCATCAGCGGCGTCGGCTTCTCGCAGGCCGTTGTGACGAGGAGGCCGAGGGTGGCGGCGCCCAGGGCGGCGGCCGTGCGCAGGCCGCGCCGCGAGACGGAGAAGGCATAGCTCATGCGGGGCAATCTACCCGGCGGTCGCTTTCAGGCCACGCGGGGGTGCGGGGACCCGCGCCGGGCCGAGGAGAGCAGGCCGCGCCCGGCGGTGAGCGTGCCCACGGCGATCAGCGCGGCGCCGACGGCCATGCCGAGGATGCCGTTCAGCGGCAGCGAGATGCCGATCGCGCCGCCCACCACCCAGGACATCTGCATCAGCGTCTCGGACCGTGCGAACGCGGAGGTGCGCACCTGTTCCGGCACGTCGCGCTGGATCAGCGCGTCCAGCGACAACTTGCCCAGCGCCTGCACGATGCCGGCGGTCGCGGCCACCACCGCCACCATCACCGTGCTGTACAGGGCCGCGGCCACGACCGTGGCGCCGAGCGCGCACAGCAGCACCGTGGTGATGATCATCTCGGGGGCGCGTTCCTTGAGCCAGGCGCCGATGGCCGTGCCCAGCGCGTTGCCTCCGCCCGCCGCCACGGCGACCAGGCCCAGCGACACCGACGCGCTCATCCCCGACAGCGGCTCCTCGCGCAGCAGGAAGGCCAGGAAGAAGATCAGGAAGCCGGACAGTGCCCGTACGCACGAGTTCGCCACCAGCCCGCTGCGCACCGACACGCCGACCGTGCGCAGCCCCGGCCGACGCCGGTGCACGCTCTCACCCGCGAGGAACGCCTTCCGCTCGCCCTTCGCCGAGTCGACCTTCGGTGCGAGCGAGAACGACAGGAAGGTGCCCAGCACGAACAGCGCCATCGCCCCGTACAGCGGATACGACGGACCGAGCTGATGCAGGCCGGCACCGATCGGCGCCGCCGCCCCGGTCGCCAGCAGACCGGCCAGCGTCACCCGGGAGTTGGCCTTGACCAGGGGGTAGCGCGGCGGCAGCAGCCGTGGCACTACGGCCGAACGCACCACGTTGTACGCCTTGGACGACACCAGCACACCCAGCGCCGCGGGGTACAGCTCCAGGCCGCCGCCGGCCACCGCTCCCGCCATGGTGATCGCCAGCAGCGCGCGCGCCAGCATCGCGCCCGCCATCGCGAACCGGCGGCCGTGCGGGATGCGGTCCAGCAGGGGACCGATGACCGGCGCCAGCAGTGCGAACGGCGCCATCGTCACCAGCAGGTAGAGCGCCACCCGGCCGCGCGCCTCGCCCGTCGGCACGGAGAAGAAGATCGTCGATGCCAGCGCGATGGTGATGAGCATGTCGCCCGCGGAGTTCACCGCGTGCAGCTCGATCAGCTTGCCCAGCCCCGACTCGCCCGCCCCCTGCGCGTGCGTGGCACGCCGGATACGGCGGGCCAGCGCCGCCGGTGGACGCCCGGCCGCGCGTGCCATCCGGGCGGCGCGCCCGGGCCGGGCCTTCTCCGGCCGCTCGGCGTTCTCGCCCAGCAATCGTCCGGTGCCCGCCCGGTCCGGACCGGTCCCCTCGCTCTCGGTACGCGACGGAATCGGGCGGACCGCGGGCGGTGTCTCCTGATACGCCTCGTCGGCAGCCACGACGTTCAGTGTGCCCCAGATGTCGGCGGCTACCGCGTTGCGGCGGATTGGGCGTGCCCCGGGCGCGACGCGGGCGGATCGGGCCGGGTCCGCGCCGGCGACGGCCGGGGGCGCCCGGGGGCCGCGCGGAGTCGCGGCGGGCGTGTTGGGGTAGCGTGGATGAAACGGTGCGCCCCGCACGGCCTCGAGTGTGGGCGCGGACGTCGCAGCGGCCACAGGCTCCGCTCCGTCCGCTTCCCCCGCCCCGCCCGGCCGCACGGCCAGCGCCCGCCAACGACTACGACGGCGCTTCGGCGTGGGAGACGATTCTTGTGAGTGCAGCATGAGCGCCGGCACGCGACGCCGCCGTACGACGCGTACGCCCGACCGGCTCTGCGCCGAGGCCGTCGCCCTGGCGCGCGGGGCCGTCGAGGAGGTGGCCCCGGCCGACGAGATCGGGGAGTGGCTCGAGGCCGTCGCGGACGACGACCGGGTGGTGACGCACCTCTTCGAGTGCCGCAAACCCGGCTACCGGGGCTGGCGCTGGGCCT encodes the following:
- a CDS encoding 1,4-dihydroxy-6-naphthoate synthase — protein: MRITYSPCPNDTFVFDAWAHGRVPGAPELDVTFADIDVTNALAVRGEGDVLKVSYAVLPWVLEEYALLPCGGALGRGCGPLVLSRTAGAGGSSLTGATVAVPSERSTAYLLFRLWAADAVPGGVGEIVVLPFHEIMPAVRDGRVDAGLVIHEARFTYGSYGLHCVADLGEHWEHTTGLPIPLGAIIARRSLGPERLRALAEAARTSVRLAWDDPEASRPYVREHAQEMDPAVADQHIGLYVNEYTADLGESGYAAVRGLLTRAAAEGLVPPIPADALRFP
- a CDS encoding haloacid dehalogenase-like hydrolase yields the protein MAGMPSHPLTVGFDLDMTLIDSRPGIRAAYEALSAETGVHIDAELAVSRLGPPLEQELAHWFPAERIAETGERYRELYPAYAITPALALPGAREALDAVRDAGGRTVVVTAKHEPNAKLHLEHLGLEPDAVVGWLWAEAKAEALRAYGAQVYVGDHTGDVRGARAAGALAVTVPTGPCGAHALREAGADVVLDGGLPDFPGWLARYVAGGHRAT
- a CDS encoding MFS transporter produces the protein MARAAGRPPAALARRIRRATHAQGAGESGLGKLIELHAVNSAGDMLITIALASTIFFSVPTGEARGRVALYLLVTMAPFALLAPVIGPLLDRIPHGRRFAMAGAMLARALLAITMAGAVAGGGLELYPAALGVLVSSKAYNVVRSAVVPRLLPPRYPLVKANSRVTLAGLLATGAAAPIGAGLHQLGPSYPLYGAMALFVLGTFLSFSLAPKVDSAKGERKAFLAGESVHRRRPGLRTVGVSVRSGLVANSCVRALSGFLIFFLAFLLREEPLSGMSASVSLGLVAVAAGGGNALGTAIGAWLKERAPEMIITTVLLCALGATVVAAALYSTVMVAVVAATAGIVQALGKLSLDALIQRDVPEQVRTSAFARSETLMQMSWVVGGAIGISLPLNGILGMAVGAALIAVGTLTAGRGLLSSARRGSPHPRVA
- a CDS encoding cold-shock protein, with translation MPTGKVKWFNGDKGFGFLSRDDGGDVFVHSSVLPDGVEVLRPGQRVEFGVVAGQRGDQALSVSLLDPTPSVAAAQRRKPDELAGIVQDLTTLLDGVSQSLERGRYPDKAHGRKIAGMLRHVADQLDV